The stretch of DNA GCCCGTCACGTCCTGGAGTCCCTCCAGGGCGAGCCTGTGAAGAAAACCATCTGGGGCAGCCCCGCGGGCAAGAAGCGCCTGGCGAAGCGCCTGGTGGCCATGCTTCCCGCGCACAAGACGTATGTGGAGCCCTTCGCCGGCAGCGCTGCCGTCCTCTTCGAGAAGGCGCCCTCGGACGTCGAAGCCATCAATGACGCCGACACCGAAATCGCCGACGCGTACCGGCTCATCCAGAAGCTGACGCCCGCGGGCTTCGCCAAGCTGAAGAAGCTGCCGTGGGTGGGCGACGAGAAGACCTTCAAGAGCCTCTTCGACGCCAAGCCCCAGGGCGACGTGGCGCGCCTGCACCGATTCCTCTACCTGACGCACTTCAGCTACGGGAAGTTGCGCGGGCGCAGCTTCAGCCCCAGTGGCGCCGGCATCGAGGCGAAGACGCTCGCGCGCATCGAGCAGTTCGCCCCGCGCCTCAAGCGCGTGAAGGTGTACGGCGGCGACTACGAGAAGGTGGTCCGCAAGTACGACGGGAAGGACACCGTCTTCTTCCTGGACCCACCCTACCCTGGCTACAACGTCGACGTCGGCGAGGGCGACTTCGACGAGGAGCGCTTCTATGGCGTCCTCAAGTCGCTCAAGGGCCGCTGGCTCATGACTTATGGCATCCGGGGCAAGCTGCCCGGGCTGCTGAAGGACTCCGGCTTCCTCGTGAAGCGCATCCGGACGCCTCGCACCATCGCCGCCATGCGCGGCGTGGGCGGCTCCTCCGTGCTGACGCAGCTGCTCGTCTCCAACTA from Myxococcus xanthus encodes:
- a CDS encoding DNA adenine methylase; translation: MGNTLTKALARARHVLESLQGEPVKKTIWGSPAGKKRLAKRLVAMLPAHKTYVEPFAGSAAVLFEKAPSDVEAINDADTEIADAYRLIQKLTPAGFAKLKKLPWVGDEKTFKSLFDAKPQGDVARLHRFLYLTHFSYGKLRGRSFSPSGAGIEAKTLARIEQFAPRLKRVKVYGGDYEKVVRKYDGKDTVFFLDPPYPGYNVDVGEGDFDEERFYGVLKSLKGRWLMTYGIRGKLPGLLKDSGFLVKRIRTPRTIAAMRGVGGSSVLTQLLVSN